A window of Tautonia plasticadhaerens contains these coding sequences:
- a CDS encoding M56 family metallopeptidase codes for MGIGRRGSVADGTSGRRGDERMVAAVDRLGPWLLDVGVLASGWFGLVMLLMVGTRQPIRRRDLARAGAIGSLALIPLSAVPIGRVGYTLDLPGAVGPVAAEAMGRAFSAIPVDLARVLTIGYLAAAAAGVGWSLLGTWAMRGLVRTTRPASMGARKLYQALPFEGGSRRPALGVSDRVRRPVLVGGRRRTIVIPEDWDRDDPAAAVRLRLGMLHELAHAERGDPAFHWVAGVSHAVWFAIPFSWWLRRQLRIDQEFLADNRAARSFGDAASGYAASLVETAAKGARPGSWGVTTPGGSDRVDLDGSPLLQRVAMLVHCPFPVEGSSPASWRWGVPLVATLVLLAASRLNLALGPPGESSPGPAGRPVAFGLSDLEIDVATSHRSLRLPARLPDRFDLSMDLLAESSTLGEIAVAGVPLGRMARVRPEDAPGPEAWHRVRLVVLGGLARLWVDGHPRAGVTWDPIPGGFLTITPAPGRPLRVRDLSLTPVAADPEPLPGAEPGPRPSTSPMASVR; via the coding sequence ATGGGGATCGGTCGCCGAGGATCGGTCGCCGACGGGACGAGCGGGCGGCGGGGGGACGAGCGGATGGTCGCGGCCGTCGATCGCCTGGGGCCCTGGCTGCTGGACGTCGGGGTGCTGGCCTCGGGCTGGTTCGGGCTGGTAATGCTGCTGATGGTGGGCACCCGCCAGCCGATCCGGAGGCGGGACCTGGCCCGGGCGGGGGCCATCGGATCCCTCGCGTTGATCCCGCTCTCGGCGGTCCCGATCGGGAGGGTGGGGTACACCCTGGATTTGCCCGGGGCCGTCGGCCCGGTCGCGGCCGAGGCGATGGGGCGGGCCTTCTCGGCGATCCCGGTCGACCTCGCCCGGGTCTTGACGATCGGATACCTCGCCGCGGCGGCGGCGGGGGTCGGCTGGTCGCTGCTTGGCACCTGGGCGATGCGCGGCCTGGTCCGAACCACCCGGCCGGCCTCGATGGGCGCCCGGAAGCTCTACCAGGCCCTCCCCTTCGAGGGCGGAAGCCGCCGTCCTGCGTTGGGCGTCTCGGATCGGGTCCGGAGGCCGGTGCTGGTGGGGGGACGGAGGCGGACCATCGTGATCCCGGAGGATTGGGACCGTGACGATCCCGCCGCGGCCGTCCGACTCCGCCTGGGGATGCTCCACGAGCTGGCGCACGCCGAGCGGGGGGACCCGGCCTTCCACTGGGTCGCCGGGGTCTCCCACGCGGTCTGGTTCGCCATCCCGTTCTCGTGGTGGCTACGCCGCCAGCTCCGGATCGACCAGGAATTCCTGGCCGACAACCGGGCCGCCCGATCATTCGGGGACGCGGCCTCCGGCTATGCGGCCTCCCTGGTCGAGACGGCGGCCAAGGGGGCCCGTCCCGGATCGTGGGGAGTGACGACGCCGGGGGGCTCGGACCGGGTTGACCTGGACGGCTCCCCGCTGCTCCAGCGGGTGGCGATGCTGGTGCATTGCCCGTTCCCGGTGGAAGGCAGTTCGCCGGCCTCCTGGAGGTGGGGGGTGCCCCTGGTCGCGACCCTCGTGCTGCTGGCCGCCAGCCGGCTGAATCTCGCCCTCGGGCCGCCCGGGGAGTCCTCCCCCGGCCCGGCCGGGCGGCCGGTCGCCTTCGGCCTGAGCGACCTGGAGATCGACGTTGCGACATCGCACCGGTCGCTCAGGCTCCCCGCCCGCCTACCCGACCGCTTCGATCTCTCGATGGACTTGCTTGCCGAGTCCTCCACGCTCGGCGAGATCGCGGTCGCGGGAGTCCCGCTGGGCCGGATGGCCCGTGTCCGGCCGGAGGACGCGCCGGGTCCCGAGGCCTGGCATCGGGTCCGGCTGGTCGTCCTGGGAGGATTGGCCCGGCTCTGGGTCGATGGCCATCCCCGGGCCGGGGTGACCTGGGACCCCATCCCGGGGGGATTCCTGACGATCACGCCGGCGCCGGGGCGACCGCTCCGGGTCCGGGACCTCTCGCTCACGCCCGTGGCGGCCGATCCCGAGCCCCTTCCCGGAGCCGAGCCGGGGCCGAGGCCCTCCACCTCGCCGATGGCCTCGGTCCGGTGA
- a CDS encoding BlaI/MecI/CopY family transcriptional regulator: MRKVQMVTDRELEILKVLWARGRASVREVQEDLVRDTGPVAYSTVQTLLNIMEDKKGMVRHVVEGRTFIYIPKKSPERTIRELTRRFVDRVFDGALDRVLVALLDSKPPTAEELDRLRAMLDAAESQPAGSASVPEGSSD; encoded by the coding sequence ATGCGCAAGGTCCAGATGGTCACCGACCGAGAACTGGAGATCCTGAAAGTCCTCTGGGCGCGGGGTAGGGCCAGCGTGAGGGAGGTCCAGGAGGACCTGGTCCGGGACACCGGGCCGGTAGCCTATAGCACCGTCCAGACGCTGCTGAACATCATGGAGGACAAGAAGGGGATGGTCCGTCACGTCGTGGAGGGGCGGACGTTCATCTACATCCCGAAAAAATCCCCCGAGCGGACGATCCGTGAGCTGACACGCCGGTTCGTGGACCGGGTGTTCGACGGGGCGCTGGACCGGGTGCTGGTCGCCCTGCTCGACTCGAAGCCGCCGACGGCCGAGGAGCTGGACCGGCTTCGGGCGATGCTCGACGCGGCCGAGTCGCAGCCGGCCGGGTCGGCGTCGGTGCCCGAGGGGTCATCGGACTGA
- a CDS encoding uracil-DNA glycosylase family protein — MSTVDELIEAIHQEALRADFPIDEPVYLQAKKDPRRPILFAGSLSAPICSFGRDLGKDEVAWGQPQVGAGGKLVRREVYRKYVGEPTADDPRLDRALEHVLLSNTVPYKPPGNKAYSEAVKARFRPYVAEFLAGHWEGDRVLCLGTEAFRWFAPYAGPGAADDFWNREDRYEAELPCELVAGTPGGEIRKALIVCPLPHPSPLNRRWYPLFPGLLRARLDASGAG; from the coding sequence ATGAGCACCGTCGATGAGCTGATCGAGGCGATCCATCAGGAGGCCCTTCGGGCCGACTTCCCGATCGACGAGCCGGTCTACCTCCAGGCGAAGAAGGACCCGAGGCGGCCAATCCTCTTCGCCGGCTCCCTGTCGGCGCCGATCTGCTCCTTCGGCCGGGACCTGGGGAAGGACGAGGTGGCGTGGGGACAGCCCCAGGTCGGAGCGGGGGGGAAGCTGGTGAGGAGGGAGGTCTACCGCAAATACGTCGGCGAGCCGACGGCGGACGACCCCCGGCTGGATCGGGCGCTGGAACACGTCTTGCTCTCGAATACGGTTCCCTACAAGCCCCCGGGGAACAAGGCATACTCGGAGGCGGTGAAGGCTCGTTTCCGCCCGTACGTCGCCGAGTTCCTGGCGGGGCACTGGGAGGGGGACCGCGTGCTCTGCCTGGGGACCGAGGCGTTCCGATGGTTCGCCCCCTACGCGGGGCCGGGGGCGGCAGACGACTTCTGGAATCGGGAGGACCGATACGAGGCCGAGTTGCCCTGCGAGCTGGTCGCCGGGACGCCCGGGGGTGAGATCCGGAAGGCGCTGATCGTCTGCCCGCTGCCGCACCCGTCGCCGCTGAATCGGCGGTGGTATCCGCTCTTCCCGGGGTTACTGAGGGCGAGGCTGGATGCGTCGGGGGCTGGGTGA
- the cimA gene encoding citramalate synthase: protein MTRIRIYDTTLRDGSQGEGVNFSLQDKLLITARLDELGIDTIEGGYPLSNPKDEAYFREVRDLDLSHARVAAFGMTRRRDVAAEDDPGMNALAGARSPVITVVGKSWDLHAREILGVSLEENLRMIADSVAFLAAAPHGPEVVYDAEHFFDGYKRNPEYALKTIQAAASSGASWIVLCDTNGGTLPEQIAEAVDAARAAVSVPLGIHPHNDGELAVANTLAAVRRGATQVQGTINGIGERCGNVDLCSVIANLALKYEGYDLLRDGSLVHLTEVSRYVYELANLNFRNGQPFVGPSAFAHKGGMHVHGIRKVASSYEHIDPGLVGNERRVLVSELSGRSNIAEKLAEHGLEHDSALMSRVLSRVQDLENEGYQFEAAEASFVLLVEKEANRYRNWFERLHYHVSVEARDGGPPITEATVKLRIGEAVEHTVSEGDGPVNALDGALRKALDPHFPRLREMNLVDYKVRVINARAGTAARVRVVIESRDRDSVWGTVGVSENVIEASWLALVDAFDHKLSKDARTEGYSAAKVVASATSSS from the coding sequence ATGACGCGCATCCGCATCTACGACACCACCCTGCGCGACGGGAGCCAGGGCGAGGGGGTCAACTTCTCGCTCCAGGACAAGCTGCTCATCACCGCCCGCCTGGACGAGCTCGGCATCGACACCATCGAGGGCGGCTACCCCCTCTCCAATCCCAAGGACGAGGCGTACTTCCGGGAGGTCCGCGACCTGGACCTTTCCCACGCCCGGGTCGCCGCCTTCGGCATGACCCGGCGGCGGGACGTCGCCGCCGAGGACGACCCCGGCATGAACGCCCTGGCCGGGGCGAGGTCCCCGGTCATCACCGTCGTCGGCAAGAGTTGGGATCTGCATGCCCGGGAGATCCTCGGCGTCAGCCTGGAGGAGAACCTCCGGATGATCGCCGACTCCGTCGCCTTCCTCGCCGCCGCCCCCCACGGCCCCGAGGTCGTCTACGACGCCGAGCACTTCTTCGACGGCTACAAGAGGAACCCCGAGTACGCCTTGAAGACGATCCAGGCCGCCGCCTCCTCAGGCGCCTCCTGGATCGTCCTCTGCGACACCAACGGCGGCACCCTCCCCGAGCAGATCGCCGAGGCGGTCGACGCGGCCCGGGCCGCCGTTTCCGTCCCGCTCGGGATCCATCCCCACAATGACGGCGAGCTGGCAGTCGCCAACACCCTGGCCGCCGTCCGTCGGGGCGCGACCCAGGTGCAGGGCACGATCAACGGGATCGGCGAGCGCTGCGGCAACGTCGACCTCTGCTCCGTGATCGCCAACCTCGCGCTGAAGTACGAGGGGTATGACCTCCTGAGGGATGGCAGCCTCGTCCACCTCACGGAAGTCTCCCGGTACGTCTACGAGCTGGCCAACCTGAACTTCCGCAACGGCCAGCCGTTCGTCGGCCCGAGCGCCTTCGCCCACAAGGGGGGGATGCACGTGCACGGCATCCGGAAGGTCGCCAGCAGCTACGAGCACATCGACCCCGGCCTCGTCGGCAACGAGCGCCGGGTGCTCGTCTCCGAGCTGTCCGGCCGCTCCAACATCGCCGAGAAGCTGGCCGAGCACGGCCTGGAGCACGACTCCGCCCTGATGTCCCGGGTCCTCTCCCGGGTCCAGGACCTCGAGAACGAGGGCTACCAGTTCGAGGCCGCCGAGGCCAGCTTCGTCCTCCTGGTGGAGAAGGAGGCGAACCGCTACCGGAACTGGTTCGAGCGCCTGCACTACCACGTCAGCGTCGAGGCCCGGGACGGCGGCCCGCCGATCACCGAGGCCACCGTCAAGCTCCGGATCGGCGAGGCGGTCGAGCACACCGTCAGCGAGGGGGACGGCCCGGTCAACGCCCTCGACGGCGCCCTCCGCAAGGCCCTCGACCCCCATTTCCCCCGACTCCGGGAGATGAACCTGGTCGACTACAAGGTCCGGGTCATCAACGCCCGGGCCGGCACCGCCGCCCGCGTCCGGGTCGTCATCGAGAGCCGGGACCGGGACTCCGTCTGGGGCACCGTCGGCGTCTCCGAGAACGTCATCGAGGCCAGCTGGCTCGCCCTGGTCGACGCCTTCGACCACAAGCTCTCGAAAGACGCGCGTACGGAGGGATACTCCGCCGCCAAGGTCGTTGCGTCCGCAACGTCGTCCTCTTGA
- a CDS encoding bis(5'-nucleosyl)-tetraphosphatase, whose amino-acid sequence MRRIRACGVLLMTRSERRSFLLMRHADRWDLPKGRVDPGESDLECALRELEEETGIGRDSIDLDTSFRFEQVYYPIRKKTGERDHKTLVIYLATVPDRVAIEVTEHLGHEWIEWRPPHDIQPNTINPLLAAVADHLGRPDA is encoded by the coding sequence ATGAGACGAATTCGAGCCTGCGGCGTCCTCCTGATGACCCGCTCCGAGCGCCGGTCCTTCCTCCTGATGCGGCACGCTGACCGCTGGGACCTGCCCAAGGGCCGGGTCGACCCCGGCGAGTCCGACCTGGAGTGCGCCCTCCGCGAGTTGGAGGAGGAGACGGGGATCGGCCGTGACTCCATCGACCTCGACACCTCGTTCCGGTTCGAGCAGGTCTACTACCCGATCCGCAAGAAGACCGGCGAGCGCGACCACAAGACCCTGGTGATCTACCTCGCCACCGTCCCCGACCGCGTGGCGATCGAGGTCACCGAGCACCTCGGCCACGAATGGATCGAGTGGCGACCGCCCCACGACATCCAGCCGAACACGATCAACCCGCTGCTGGCCGCCGTCGCCGATCACCTCGGCCGCCCCGACGCCTGA
- a CDS encoding HEAT repeat domain-containing protein, producing the protein MAARRSLDDTLAALRALRGQELTAAQVAELRKRIGDRSNLVVAAAATLVAENALHDLAGELEAAFDRFMVNPLKVDTLCRAKIAIVEALDRLEHQETGVYRKAATHVQLEPVWGGTEDSAPPLRAAALVALARAEGVRSLPMLVDAMADPDRDARIAAAVALGAVGSEAAGLVLRLKARLGDRDPDVLSECLGGLLAVEAGENLPLVADYLDPANPFACEAAAMALGKSRLPEAFEPLADCWRRAHSFELKRHLLLALAILRRPAALDLLAEIVATAEEPDSAAALSALGIYKDDPRLRDRIAGIVAERESPTLQTAFRRAFR; encoded by the coding sequence ATGGCAGCCCGCCGATCGCTCGACGACACGCTGGCCGCGCTCCGCGCCCTCCGGGGGCAGGAGCTCACCGCCGCGCAGGTGGCCGAGCTGCGGAAGCGGATCGGCGACCGGTCGAACCTCGTCGTCGCCGCTGCGGCGACCCTTGTCGCCGAGAACGCGCTCCACGACCTGGCCGGGGAGCTGGAGGCGGCGTTCGACCGCTTCATGGTCAATCCGCTCAAGGTCGACACGCTCTGCCGGGCGAAGATCGCCATCGTCGAGGCGCTGGACCGGTTGGAGCACCAGGAGACCGGCGTGTACCGGAAGGCGGCGACGCACGTCCAGCTCGAGCCCGTCTGGGGAGGGACGGAGGACTCCGCGCCGCCGTTGCGGGCGGCGGCCCTCGTGGCACTGGCGCGGGCCGAGGGCGTTCGATCCCTGCCGATGCTGGTCGATGCCATGGCCGATCCCGACAGGGACGCGCGGATCGCGGCGGCCGTGGCGCTCGGGGCCGTCGGGAGCGAGGCCGCCGGCCTGGTGCTGCGGCTGAAGGCCCGCCTCGGCGACCGCGACCCCGACGTCTTATCCGAATGCCTCGGCGGCCTGCTGGCGGTGGAAGCCGGGGAGAACCTGCCGTTGGTGGCCGATTACCTCGATCCGGCCAATCCCTTCGCCTGCGAGGCTGCGGCCATGGCGCTGGGCAAGTCCCGACTGCCGGAGGCGTTCGAGCCGCTGGCGGATTGCTGGCGTCGGGCCCACTCGTTCGAACTGAAACGGCATCTCCTCCTGGCGCTCGCGATCCTCCGTCGCCCCGCCGCGCTCGATCTCCTGGCGGAGATCGTCGCGACCGCGGAGGAACCGGACTCTGCCGCCGCCCTGTCGGCGCTGGGCATCTACAAGGACGACCCCCGCCTGCGCGATCGGATCGCGGGGATTGTCGCGGAGCGGGAGAGCCCGACCCTTCAGACGGCGTTCAGGCGAGCGTTTCGGTAG
- a CDS encoding MarR family winged helix-turn-helix transcriptional regulator — protein sequence MPALLHPVDVWTAEPIASRRAGWPVLLTGSCEFVRILSMPKKSAEGDAFTELVLEVFRLNGLLLAAGDRMAGPSGLTSARWQVLGVVDHAPVSVAHVSRIMGLTRQSVQTTADALERDGFVEYRDNPHHRRAKLIALTEKGRIALRQVEARQAIWADRTGKAVGEEALRTAVEGLRRARQRLEEGSAGSTRMPGREP from the coding sequence TTGCCGGCCCTGCTGCACCCGGTGGACGTATGGACCGCCGAGCCCATCGCATCGCGGCGAGCCGGGTGGCCGGTGTTATTGACAGGCTCCTGCGAATTCGTCAGAATCCTGTCAATGCCGAAGAAGTCCGCCGAGGGCGACGCGTTCACCGAGTTGGTGCTCGAGGTCTTCCGCCTCAACGGCCTCCTGCTCGCCGCCGGAGACCGGATGGCAGGACCGTCGGGGCTCACTTCCGCCCGATGGCAGGTGCTCGGCGTCGTCGACCACGCCCCGGTGTCGGTTGCCCATGTTTCCCGGATCATGGGCTTGACCCGCCAGAGCGTGCAGACGACGGCCGACGCCCTGGAGCGGGACGGCTTCGTCGAGTATCGGGACAATCCGCACCACCGCCGCGCCAAGCTGATCGCGCTGACCGAAAAGGGCCGGATTGCGTTGCGGCAGGTCGAGGCCCGGCAAGCGATCTGGGCGGACAGGACCGGGAAGGCGGTCGGCGAAGAGGCCCTTCGTACGGCGGTGGAGGGGCTCAGGCGGGCACGGCAGCGGCTCGAGGAGGGCTCGGCCGGATCGACTCGCATGCCCGGGAGGGAACCATGA
- a CDS encoding VOC family protein, with amino-acid sequence MSAEHAIPVFACASPDETPTFYQAIGFEMTHRQLKPYVYLAVKRGGFELHFVGGGKPNPRGESATCLVMVDAVEPHHRAIADALKASLGRVPTAGLPRISRLRKGQSRFTLVDPTGNSILFIARDEPEYEYPDAEAWSKLSPMERALETAANFRDVRGMDAAAAKVLDLALTRDAGAPPEERARVLNTRVELALAMNDEGRARSAREELASIDLTDEERGQLRVEVRAVEEIERMRS; translated from the coding sequence ATGAGCGCAGAGCATGCGATCCCCGTGTTCGCGTGCGCCTCGCCCGACGAGACGCCGACGTTCTACCAGGCGATCGGCTTCGAAATGACCCACCGGCAGCTCAAGCCCTATGTCTATCTCGCGGTGAAGCGGGGCGGCTTCGAGCTGCACTTCGTGGGCGGCGGCAAACCCAACCCGAGGGGCGAGTCGGCCACCTGCCTGGTCATGGTCGATGCCGTCGAGCCTCATCACCGGGCCATCGCCGATGCCCTGAAGGCCTCGCTCGGCCGGGTCCCGACCGCAGGGCTGCCCCGCATCTCTCGGCTGAGGAAAGGCCAGAGCCGGTTCACGCTGGTCGATCCGACCGGCAACTCGATCCTCTTCATCGCCCGCGACGAGCCGGAGTACGAGTACCCCGACGCGGAGGCCTGGTCGAAGCTCTCGCCCATGGAGCGGGCGTTGGAGACGGCGGCCAACTTCCGCGACGTGCGGGGGATGGATGCGGCGGCGGCCAAGGTCCTCGACCTGGCCCTGACGCGGGATGCGGGCGCGCCGCCGGAGGAGCGTGCCCGCGTCCTGAACACTCGCGTCGAACTGGCCCTGGCGATGAACGACGAGGGGCGTGCCCGGTCGGCACGCGAGGAACTGGCTTCGATCGACCTTACAGACGAGGAGCGAGGGCAGCTCAGGGTCGAAGTCCGGGCGGTCGAGGAGATCGAGCGGATGCGGAGTTGA
- a CDS encoding VOC family protein codes for MVLNHINLAVTDVRAARGFLMAYFKLDPQGLPGNDRIAFLRDEQGMILTLTNIDGAAEVRYPGAFHIGFGQESPAKVDEINRRLKADGYDVPEPSKQHGSWTFYFEAPGGIVIEVLS; via the coding sequence ATGGTCCTGAATCACATCAACCTCGCCGTCACGGACGTCCGGGCGGCACGCGGCTTCCTCATGGCGTATTTCAAGCTCGACCCCCAGGGCTTGCCGGGCAACGACCGGATTGCCTTCCTGCGCGACGAGCAGGGCATGATCCTGACCCTGACCAACATCGACGGGGCCGCCGAGGTCAGGTATCCCGGGGCGTTCCACATCGGCTTCGGGCAGGAGAGCCCGGCGAAGGTGGACGAGATCAACCGCCGACTGAAGGCCGACGGGTATGACGTGCCCGAGCCGTCAAAGCAGCACGGTTCCTGGACATTCTACTTCGAGGCTCCGGGCGGGATCGTGATCGAAGTGTTGAGCTGA